In Streptomyces sp. NBC_01707, a genomic segment contains:
- a CDS encoding SpoIIE family protein phosphatase, with product MGSAVITARAAATFDPVGRSVATARAFVRDTLQGWGYTDIVDDAVVLTSELVTNAVVHAGTAADVLCLRTEDGVRVEVSDHYPEREIPLQSTGLDFGSPDRESGRGLLLCAALASRWGVEYSPTHKHVWFQLELPERPVGIRSAGPLLPTDLLPVADERVRVAVVQIDSSGSIAAWNDDCAYLFGYSVDQVTGKQLTDFMAWPHTPGTNTGIADALQLSRWEGSYGIRGADGRTIPVYASHLRVRDTQGEPSTVCLLVRDYERAVLQSPVRTPVSDVGAESRTTDPFEVFIGSPAPDDLDGLLQRTVERARDMLDADSAFLLLATDDETELEVRATTGLPSARQRFARVPVEAGTGRYGSARMPAVHEDLTAVPGAVPLLGGTGMRSVVTVPLKVEGRLTGSLGVAAEAPGRYTNEEALRLQFAADRIALAVESARLGELERLRRGSLSFLVEASDLLAGTLDRDQTLALMAQMTVPTLATWCAVYTIADQSSEPYLSYVLHEDEELIDGLKALLSKISPPDPVPTPGARVWTAPSEAAHEAALRTSMRSLGLSESTALGAGVRTTLATAAAVGGETVVLPLVARNRVIGMLTLGKPSDDHFRQEILELAEDLSRRAALALDNARLYSERMAISQSLQRSLLPPGLPDVPNVEIEVIYRAAGEGNEVGGDFYDVFPIRDGAYGFAIGDVCGTGPEAAAVTGLARHALRLLAREGFGGPAVLERLNAAILDEGSRSRFLTLLYGELWPQKDGSALLKVVCAGHPLPLRLRQDGTVEAAAEPQPLLGVIEDLDLYEQSVTLSPGDVLLCVTDGVTERREGTRMLGDDGLADVLTTCTGLTAGAVASRVLRAVERFAAEPASDDMAILAMRVPEPHTA from the coding sequence ATGGGGAGTGCTGTGATCACCGCGCGCGCGGCTGCCACCTTCGACCCGGTCGGGCGCTCCGTCGCGACCGCCCGCGCCTTCGTGCGTGACACCCTCCAGGGCTGGGGGTACACCGACATCGTGGACGACGCGGTCGTCCTCACCAGCGAGCTCGTGACCAACGCGGTGGTACACGCAGGCACCGCCGCCGACGTGCTGTGTCTGCGTACGGAGGACGGCGTCCGGGTCGAGGTCTCCGACCACTATCCGGAACGGGAGATCCCGCTCCAGAGCACCGGTCTGGACTTCGGCAGCCCGGACCGGGAGAGCGGCCGGGGTCTGCTGCTCTGCGCGGCGCTCGCCTCCCGGTGGGGCGTCGAGTACTCCCCGACGCACAAGCATGTGTGGTTCCAGCTCGAACTCCCCGAACGCCCGGTGGGCATCCGCTCCGCAGGCCCCCTGCTTCCCACCGATCTCCTCCCGGTCGCCGACGAACGCGTAAGGGTCGCCGTCGTCCAGATCGACAGCTCCGGTTCCATCGCTGCCTGGAACGACGACTGCGCGTACCTCTTCGGCTACAGCGTGGATCAGGTCACCGGCAAGCAACTCACCGACTTCATGGCGTGGCCGCACACCCCCGGCACCAACACGGGCATCGCCGACGCGCTACAGCTCTCCCGCTGGGAGGGCAGTTACGGGATTCGCGGCGCCGACGGCCGCACCATCCCGGTCTATGCCTCGCACCTCAGAGTCCGCGACACCCAGGGCGAACCGTCGACGGTCTGCCTGCTCGTCCGCGACTACGAGCGCGCCGTACTGCAGTCCCCGGTCCGCACCCCCGTCTCCGACGTCGGCGCCGAGAGCCGCACCACGGACCCGTTCGAGGTCTTCATCGGCTCCCCCGCCCCCGACGACCTCGACGGACTGCTCCAGCGCACCGTCGAGCGGGCCCGCGACATGCTCGACGCGGATTCGGCCTTCCTGCTGCTGGCCACGGACGACGAGACGGAGCTGGAGGTACGGGCCACGACCGGTCTTCCGTCCGCCCGTCAGCGCTTCGCCCGGGTCCCTGTCGAGGCCGGCACCGGACGGTACGGATCCGCCCGGATGCCCGCCGTCCACGAGGACCTCACCGCCGTGCCCGGGGCCGTACCCCTGCTCGGCGGGACCGGGATGCGCTCCGTGGTCACCGTCCCGCTCAAGGTCGAGGGCCGGCTCACCGGCTCACTCGGTGTCGCCGCCGAAGCGCCGGGCCGATACACCAACGAGGAGGCCCTGCGCCTCCAGTTCGCCGCCGACCGCATCGCGCTCGCCGTCGAATCGGCCCGCCTCGGCGAACTCGAACGGCTTCGCCGCGGTTCGCTGTCCTTCCTCGTCGAGGCCTCCGACCTCCTTGCCGGCACGCTCGACCGGGACCAGACACTGGCGCTGATGGCCCAGATGACGGTCCCCACCCTGGCCACCTGGTGCGCCGTCTACACGATCGCCGACCAGTCCTCGGAGCCGTACCTCTCGTATGTGCTGCACGAGGACGAGGAGCTCATCGACGGCCTCAAGGCACTGCTCTCCAAGATCTCCCCGCCGGACCCCGTGCCGACACCCGGCGCCCGGGTCTGGACCGCACCCTCCGAGGCCGCCCACGAGGCGGCCCTGCGTACCTCCATGCGCAGCCTCGGCCTCAGCGAGTCCACCGCTCTCGGCGCCGGCGTCCGCACGACGCTGGCCACCGCGGCAGCTGTGGGCGGCGAGACGGTGGTCCTCCCGCTCGTCGCCCGGAACCGCGTGATCGGCATGCTCACGCTCGGCAAACCGTCCGACGACCACTTCCGCCAGGAAATCCTCGAACTGGCCGAGGACCTGTCCCGCCGTGCCGCCCTCGCCCTCGACAACGCCCGGCTCTACTCGGAGCGCATGGCGATCAGTCAGTCCCTGCAGCGCAGCCTGCTGCCGCCGGGTCTCCCCGATGTCCCCAATGTCGAGATCGAGGTCATCTACCGGGCGGCCGGCGAGGGCAACGAGGTCGGCGGCGACTTCTATGACGTCTTCCCGATCCGCGACGGCGCATACGGCTTCGCCATCGGTGACGTATGCGGTACGGGCCCTGAGGCCGCGGCCGTCACGGGCCTCGCCCGCCACGCCCTGCGACTGCTCGCCCGAGAGGGCTTCGGCGGCCCGGCCGTCCTGGAACGTCTCAACGCCGCCATCCTCGACGAGGGCTCCCGCAGCCGCTTCCTCACCCTCCTCTACGGAGAGCTGTGGCCACAGAAGGACGGCAGCGCCCTGCTCAAGGTGGTGTGCGCCGGGCATCCCCTGCCACTGCGCCTGCGCCAGGACGGGACGGTCGAGGCAGCCGCCGAGCCGCAGCCGCTGCTGGGCGTCATCGAGGACCTCGACCTGTACGAGCAATCGGTCACCCTCTCCCCCGGCGATGTCCTGCTCTGTGTGACCGATGGCGTGACCGAACGCCGTGAAGGCACCCGCATGCTGGGGGACGACGGCCTCGCCGACGTTCTCACCACGTGTACGGGCCTCACAGCCGGAGCGGTGGCGTCCCGTGTCCTGCGGGCCGTCGAACGCTTCGCCGCCGAACCGGCCTCCGACGACATGGCCATCCTGGCGATGCGGGTCCCGGAGCCGCACACGGCCTGA
- the dapA gene encoding 4-hydroxy-tetrahydrodipicolinate synthase yields MAPISTPQTPFGRVLTAMVTPFTADGALDLDGAQRLAAHLVDAGNDGLIINGTTGESPTTSDAEKDQLVRAVLEAVGDRAHVVAGIGTNDTRHSVELARTAERAGVHGLLAVTPYYNKPPQEGLLRHFTAIADATGLPVMLYDIPGRSGVPIDTETLVRLAEHPRIVANKDAKGDLGRASWAIARSGLAWYSGDDMLNLPLLSVGAIGFVSVVGHVVTPDLRALIEAYLGGDVQKATEIHQKLLPVFTGMFRTQGVITTKAALALQGLPAGPLRLPLVELTAQETAQLKIDLAAGGVQL; encoded by the coding sequence ATGGCTCCGATCTCCACTCCGCAGACCCCCTTCGGGCGGGTCCTCACCGCTATGGTCACGCCCTTCACGGCGGACGGCGCACTCGACCTCGACGGCGCCCAGCGGCTCGCCGCCCATCTGGTGGACGCAGGTAATGACGGCCTGATCATCAATGGCACCACCGGCGAGTCCCCGACCACCAGCGACGCGGAGAAAGACCAGCTCGTAAGGGCTGTCCTGGAAGCCGTAGGGGACCGGGCCCATGTCGTCGCCGGTATCGGCACGAACGACACCCGCCACAGCGTCGAACTGGCCCGTACGGCTGAGCGTGCCGGCGTCCACGGCCTTCTCGCGGTGACGCCGTACTACAACAAGCCGCCGCAGGAAGGCCTCCTCCGTCACTTCACGGCCATCGCGGACGCCACCGGTCTGCCGGTGATGCTCTACGACATTCCCGGCCGCAGCGGTGTGCCGATCGACACGGAGACGCTGGTCCGGCTCGCCGAGCACCCGCGCATCGTCGCCAACAAGGACGCCAAGGGCGACCTGGGCCGCGCCAGCTGGGCCATCGCCCGGTCCGGCCTCGCCTGGTACTCCGGCGACGACATGCTGAACCTGCCGTTGCTCTCGGTCGGCGCCATCGGCTTCGTCTCCGTCGTCGGCCACGTCGTCACCCCCGACCTGCGCGCCCTCATCGAGGCGTACCTCGGCGGAGACGTCCAGAAGGCCACGGAGATCCACCAGAAGCTCCTGCCGGTCTTCACCGGCATGTTCCGCACCCAGGGTGTGATCACCACCAAGGCCGCGCTCGCCCTCCAGGGCCTGCCCGCCGGCCCGCTCCGCCTCCCTCTGGTGGAACTCACCGCACAGGAAACGGCGCAGCTCAAGATCGATCTCGCCGCCGGTGGGGTACAGCTGTAA
- a CDS encoding ribonuclease J, producing the protein MSHPHPELGTPPKLPKGGLRVTPLGGLGEIGRNMTVFEYGGRLLIVDCGVLFPEEEQPGIDLILPDFTTIRDRLDDIEGIVLTHGHEDHIGGVPYLLRLKPDIPLIGSKLTLALIEAKLQEHRIRPYTLEVAEGQRERIGVFDCEFIAVNHSIPDALAVAIRTPAGMAVATGDFKMDQLPLDGRLTDLHAFARLSEEGIDLLLSDSTNAEVPGFVPPERDISNVLRTVFANAQKRIIVASFASHVHRIQQILDAAHEYGRRVAFVGRSMVRNMGIARDLGYLKVPAGLVVDVKTLDDLPDDEVVLVCTGSQGEPMAALSRMANRDHQIRIVQGDTVILASSLIPGNENAVYRVINGLTRWGANVVHKGNAKVHVSGHASAGELLYFYNICKPKNLMPVHGEWRHLRANAELGALTGVPKDHIVIAEDGVVVDLVDGKAKIVGKVQAGYVYVDGLSVGDVTETSLKDRRILGDEGIISVFIVVDSSSGKITGGPYIQARGSGIDDAAFTAVVPKIEEALNKSAQDGVVEPHQLQQLVRRSMGKWVSDTYRRRPMILPVVVEV; encoded by the coding sequence TTGAGTCATCCGCACCCCGAACTCGGCACCCCGCCGAAGCTCCCGAAGGGTGGCCTCCGCGTCACTCCACTGGGCGGCCTCGGCGAAATCGGCCGCAACATGACGGTTTTCGAGTACGGCGGCCGCCTGCTCATCGTCGACTGCGGAGTGCTCTTCCCCGAGGAGGAGCAGCCCGGAATCGACCTGATCCTGCCGGACTTCACGACGATCCGGGACCGTCTCGACGACATCGAGGGCATCGTCCTCACGCACGGCCACGAGGACCACATCGGTGGTGTCCCGTATCTGCTGAGGCTGAAGCCGGACATCCCGCTCATCGGCTCCAAGCTGACCCTCGCCCTGATCGAGGCGAAGCTCCAGGAGCACCGCATCCGTCCGTACACCCTCGAAGTCGCCGAGGGCCAGCGCGAGCGCATCGGCGTCTTCGACTGCGAGTTCATCGCGGTCAACCACTCCATCCCGGACGCGCTTGCGGTCGCCATCCGCACGCCCGCGGGCATGGCGGTCGCGACCGGTGACTTCAAGATGGACCAGCTTCCGCTGGACGGCCGTCTCACGGACCTGCACGCCTTCGCCCGGCTGAGCGAAGAAGGCATCGACCTTCTGCTCTCCGACTCGACGAACGCAGAGGTCCCCGGCTTCGTGCCGCCTGAGCGGGACATCTCCAACGTCCTGCGCACGGTCTTCGCGAACGCCCAGAAGCGCATCATCGTGGCGAGCTTCGCCAGCCATGTGCACCGCATCCAGCAGATCCTCGACGCGGCACACGAGTACGGCCGCCGGGTCGCCTTCGTCGGCCGTTCGATGGTCCGCAACATGGGCATCGCCCGTGACCTCGGCTATCTGAAGGTCCCCGCGGGCCTGGTCGTCGACGTCAAGACCCTCGACGACCTGCCGGACGACGAAGTCGTGCTGGTCTGCACGGGTTCCCAGGGCGAGCCGATGGCCGCACTGTCCCGCATGGCCAACCGCGACCACCAGATCCGGATCGTCCAGGGCGACACGGTGATCCTCGCGTCGTCCCTGATCCCGGGCAACGAGAACGCGGTCTACCGCGTGATCAACGGCCTGACCCGCTGGGGCGCCAACGTCGTCCACAAGGGCAACGCCAAGGTCCACGTCTCGGGCCACGCCTCGGCCGGCGAGCTGCTGTACTTCTACAACATCTGCAAGCCGAAGAACCTGATGCCGGTCCACGGCGAATGGCGCCACCTGCGGGCCAACGCCGAACTGGGTGCCCTCACCGGCGTACCCAAGGACCACATCGTCATCGCCGAGGACGGCGTCGTCGTCGACCTGGTCGACGGCAAGGCCAAGATCGTCGGCAAGGTCCAGGCCGGTTATGTGTACGTCGACGGCCTCTCGGTCGGAGACGTCACGGAGACCTCCCTCAAGGACCGTCGCATCCTCGGTGACGAGGGGATCATCTCGGTCTTCATCGTGGTCGACAGCTCCTCCGGCAAGATCACGGGTGGTCCGTACATCCAGGCCCGGGGCTCCGGGATCGACGACGCGGCATTCACCGCCGTCGTGCCGAAGATCGAGGAAGCGCTCAACAAGTCCGCCCAGGACGGCGTGGTGGAGCCGCACCAGCTCCAGCAACTGGTTCGTCGCTCGATGGGCAAGTGGGTGTCCGACACCTACCGCCGGCGCCCGATGATCCTCCCCGTCGTCGTCGAGGTCTGA